From Polyangiaceae bacterium, a single genomic window includes:
- a CDS encoding tetratricopeptide repeat protein, producing MKARGAKQSVRRASAPTSLLRAGGAVAVAAWAILSGCSPYGSGVTRIVDGRTQEGRYIPVTAYADYALASYLEASGEPEQAENAYMRALADDPRSPEMWTRLAALRCRRQPMSGMSALERAFALAPEYEPAWREKAACHLGARQLDQAQAAAERAVALDPEQERATLLLAQIYEARGEKQRARTWLNAWVVLHPSSDIGWTAFLELAEREGNVVDQLRAHRALRLHQDPMRTPVLTAPPSGKAPEDALDVAIGRDDLDAARRACLALHLPAVEVAIRSYLRGNKKLARAQAELVLGADPSNSDARALLLLLGDQAASSELWASPDALSPRVRQLLDAELARIAE from the coding sequence GTGAAGGCCCGCGGCGCCAAGCAGAGCGTTCGCCGCGCGTCGGCGCCGACATCACTCTTGCGCGCGGGCGGCGCGGTAGCGGTAGCCGCTTGGGCCATCCTCTCGGGTTGCTCTCCGTACGGAAGCGGTGTGACGCGCATCGTCGACGGGCGCACCCAGGAAGGGCGCTACATCCCCGTCACTGCTTACGCTGACTACGCGCTCGCTTCCTACCTTGAGGCTTCTGGAGAGCCTGAGCAGGCAGAGAATGCGTATATGCGTGCGCTGGCGGACGACCCGCGCAGTCCAGAAATGTGGACGCGCCTGGCAGCGCTGCGCTGCCGCCGTCAGCCGATGTCTGGCATGTCTGCCTTGGAGCGCGCATTCGCGCTGGCCCCCGAGTACGAACCGGCGTGGCGCGAAAAGGCCGCCTGCCATCTCGGAGCCAGGCAGCTCGATCAAGCCCAAGCTGCTGCGGAAAGAGCCGTCGCCCTCGATCCTGAACAGGAGCGCGCGACGCTGCTCCTCGCGCAAATCTACGAAGCTCGCGGGGAGAAGCAGCGTGCCCGTACTTGGCTCAACGCTTGGGTAGTGCTCCATCCAAGCTCCGATATCGGCTGGACGGCGTTCCTCGAACTCGCGGAGCGCGAAGGCAACGTGGTCGATCAACTGCGTGCCCATCGCGCCCTCCGGCTCCACCAAGACCCAATGCGCACCCCAGTCCTCACGGCTCCCCCCAGCGGGAAGGCGCCAGAGGACGCGCTGGACGTGGCAATCGGGAGAGACGACCTCGACGCTGCGCGGCGCGCCTGCCTCGCGCTGCACCTGCCAGCGGTAGAAGTCGCGATCCGCAGCTATCTGCGCGGAAACAAGAAGCTCGCGCGGGCCCAGGCAGAGCTAGTGCTTGGCGCCGACCCGAGCAACTCGGACGCGCGCGCCCTGCTGCTGCTGCTCGGCGATCAAGCTGCATCGAGTGAGCTGTGGGCGTCGCCCGATGCGTTGAGCCCACGGGTGCGCCAGCTGCTAGACGCCGAGCTAGCTCGCATCGCGGAGTGA
- a CDS encoding hydroxymethylglutaryl-CoA reductase, degradative: MSQGSRFPGFYKLTIDERRERVCQAAGLDPADLSQALTSGGLDPHTADKVVENVLGIYGLPFGVALNVRVNGNDRLVPMVVEEPSVIAAASNAAKMIRAGGGFEAKMAEDLMISQVQLYDVPDRAAAVRKLEAHKQELLELAATAAGGLIARGGGPREIEVRDLGHGCVVLHLLVDCRDAMGANLVNGMAEQIGPRAAELAKGKLGLRILSNLCDRRRVHVRCRVHAKALTLSRGGHVVVPGEEVLDGIVQASRFAELDPYRAATHNKGIMNGVDAVVLATGNDFRAVEAGAHAYAARSGRYAPLAVWRRDGEDLIGELEMPLALGIVGGTLRVHPVARTALALMRVESAAELSQIAASVGLASNLAALRALATEGIQRGHMSLHARSVAIAAGAAGSEVEAVAHAIADAGQINVEAAERALERIRNA; encoded by the coding sequence ATGAGTCAAGGTTCACGATTTCCAGGCTTCTACAAGCTTACCATCGACGAACGCCGGGAGCGTGTGTGTCAGGCCGCGGGCCTCGATCCCGCCGACCTCAGCCAAGCACTGACGAGCGGCGGCCTCGACCCGCACACCGCGGACAAGGTCGTCGAGAACGTGCTGGGGATCTACGGACTCCCTTTCGGCGTCGCGCTGAATGTGCGCGTAAACGGCAACGACCGCCTGGTGCCGATGGTGGTAGAGGAGCCCAGCGTCATCGCCGCGGCTTCTAACGCCGCGAAGATGATCCGTGCCGGCGGTGGCTTCGAAGCGAAGATGGCAGAGGACCTGATGATCAGTCAGGTGCAACTCTACGACGTCCCCGACCGCGCGGCTGCCGTGCGGAAGCTAGAAGCTCACAAGCAGGAGCTGTTGGAGCTCGCCGCGACTGCGGCAGGCGGGCTGATCGCCCGCGGCGGGGGGCCCAGGGAGATCGAGGTTCGCGATCTCGGACACGGCTGTGTGGTGCTGCACCTGCTCGTCGATTGTCGCGACGCGATGGGCGCCAACCTCGTCAACGGCATGGCCGAACAGATCGGGCCCCGCGCCGCCGAGCTTGCCAAAGGCAAGCTCGGCCTGCGCATCCTGAGCAACTTGTGCGATCGTCGCCGAGTGCATGTGCGCTGCAGGGTGCATGCAAAAGCGCTCACGCTGTCCCGCGGTGGCCACGTCGTGGTGCCGGGCGAAGAGGTGCTCGACGGTATCGTCCAAGCGTCACGCTTCGCTGAGCTGGATCCTTACCGCGCTGCAACCCACAACAAAGGCATCATGAACGGCGTGGACGCCGTGGTGCTCGCAACCGGGAATGATTTCCGCGCGGTAGAGGCGGGCGCTCACGCCTACGCCGCCCGAAGCGGTCGCTACGCGCCCCTGGCCGTGTGGCGCCGCGACGGCGAAGACCTGATCGGCGAGCTCGAAATGCCCCTCGCCCTGGGCATCGTGGGAGGCACGCTGCGTGTGCACCCAGTGGCGCGTACGGCACTGGCGCTCATGCGGGTCGAGTCAGCCGCGGAGCTGAGCCAAATCGCGGCGAGCGTCGGGCTCGCGTCCAACTTGGCAGCGCTGCGCGCGCTGGCAACCGAGGGCATCCAGCGTGGACACATGTCACTTCACGCCCGCAGCGTCGCAATCGCCGCTGGCGCCGCCGGCTCGGAGGTCGAGGCAGTGGCTCACGCCATCGCCGATGCTGGACAGATCAACGTCGAGGCCGCCGAGCGTGCCCTCGAGAGGATCCGCAACGCGTGA